A portion of the Maylandia zebra isolate NMK-2024a linkage group LG9, Mzebra_GT3a, whole genome shotgun sequence genome contains these proteins:
- the mtfr1 gene encoding mitochondrial fission regulator 1, translated as MSKEYARMEMDLAFGSVKPYGSSRSIVRRIGTSLPIKPCPRVNFQLYPYHDEAGVLIGSRRQNCLVATLADVAWIDRDEDDEDDYFSRPRSGIPPGLMFRAQRPHPRRSRLNRQNSLPSMHHGALDSQASAAANNEAIQKISALETELAKLRAQIAQIVLAQEKSAQPGAPPPPLPCGNLPPPPPPPPPPPLPPPPASLQRTFSAIELIKERRGKKTCGQTVLESRPAEIPSMLDVLKDMNKVKLRSVKSRLVEDDAKTKSKEPADAASLIAEALKRKFAHRHRNDSERDDTEEFKIPVIEAKPQKETIPFGQHMLKATGKRKLV; from the exons ATGAGCAAAGAGTATGCAAGGATGGAAATGGACCTG gcTTTTGGATCAGTGAAGCCTTATGGGTCCTCGAGAAGTATTGTGAGGAGAATTGGTACAAGTCTCCCGATTAAACCCTGTCCCAGGGTAAATTTTCAG CTTTATCCATACCATGATGAAGCTGGTGTCTTGATTGGCAGCAGGAGGCAGAACTGCCTGGTGGCCACTCTGGCTGATGTTGCATGGATCGACAgggatgaggatgatgaagacgaCTACTTTAGCAGGCCGAG GTCGGGGATCCCACCAGGACTCATGTTTCGAGCCCAGCGGCCTCACCCTCGCAGAAGTCGCCTAAACCGCCAGAACTCTCTACCCAGTATGCATCATGGAGCTTTGGATTCACAGGCGTCAGCTGCTGCCAACAACGAAGCCATTCAGAAGATCAGTGCGCTGGAGACTGAGCTTGCAAAACTCAGGGCTCAAATTGCACAAATTGTTCTGGCTCAAGAAAAGAGTGCACAGCCAG GggcacctcctccccctctaccCTGTGGCAACCTGCCACctcccccaccacctccaccacctcccCCTCTTCCACCCCCACCCGCAAGTCTGCAGCGGACATTTTCGGCCATTGAACTAATAAAAGAGCGTAGAGGGAAGAAGACATGCGGCCAGACAGTTTTGGAGTCAAGACCTGCCGAAATCCCCAGCATGCTCGATGTCCTAAAGGACATGAACAAAGTCAAGCTGCGATCAGTGAAAAG tcGTCTGGTAGAAGATGATGCCAAAACAAAGTCCAAGGAGCCGGCAGATGCTGCATCTCTCATCGCCGAAGCCTTGAAGCGCAAGTTTGCTCATCGTCATCGAAACGACAGTGAACGAGATGACACGGAAGAATTCAAAATTCCTGTCATAGAAGCGAAGCCTCAAAAAGAAACCATTCCG TTTGGGCAGCACATGTTGAAAGCAACTGGAAAAAGAAAGTTGGTCTGA
- the armc1 gene encoding armadillo repeat-containing protein 1, whose amino-acid sequence MSAEMDALTVVNQLRDLAADPLNRRAIVEDQGCLPGLILFLDHPNPQVVYSALLAVRYLAECRANREKMKGELGMMLSLQNVMQKSTSPGETKLLASEIYEILQSAGKEEAEKAEAAAASCRRKAHFFLGSNNKRAKTVVLHIDGLDDSTRRSLCEEALLKIRGVISFTFQMAVKRCVVRIRSDLKAEALGTAINSTKVLMAQQVVKTEDGGELVVPFQEDSAVVVEENTDIPDYLPEDESPSQEQDKAVTRVGSITDGMGWLSTAANFLSRSFYW is encoded by the exons ATGAGTGCAGAGATGGATGCACTGACTGTGGTGAACCAGTTGCGGGATCTTGCCGCAGACCCCTTGAACCGAAGAGCCATAGTAGAAGACCAAGGCTGTCTGCCAGGTCTTATCCTCTTTTTGGACCATCCAAATCCACAGGTTGTCTATTCTGCACTATTG GCCGTGCGCTACCTGGCAGAATGTCGAGCCAACAGAGAGAAGATGAAGGGCGAACTGGGCATGATGCTGAGTTTGCAGAATGTCATGCAGAA GAGCACCTCACCTGGGGAGACCAAACTGCTGGCCTCAGAGATCTATGAGATTTTGCAGTCAGCTGGTAAAGAAGAGGCTGAGAAGGCCGAGGCAGCTGCCGCCTCCTGCCGGCGCAAAGCCCATTTCTTCCTGGGCTCCAACAACAAGAGGGCCAAAACTGTCGTGCTGCACATCGATGGACTGGACGATTCT ACTCGAAGGAGCCTGTGTGAGGAGGCCTTGCTAAAGATTCGAGGAGTCATTAGTTTTACCTTCCAGATGGCTGTTAAGAGATGTGTGGTCAGGATCCGCTCTGACCTTAAAGCTGAG GCGTTGGGAACGGCCATTAACTCCACCAAAGTACTGATGGCTCAGCAGGTGGTGAAGACAGAGGATGGAGGAGAG CTGGTGGTGCCATTCCAGGAGGATTCAGCGGTGGTGGTcgaggaaaacacagacatccCAGACTACCTGCCTGAGGACGAGAGTCCCTCCCAGGAGCAGGACAAAGCTGTCACACGTGTAGGATCTATCACTGACGGCATGGGCTGGCTCAGTACGGCTGCCAACTTCCTGTCACGCTCTTTCTACTGGTGA